In Cerasicoccus sp. TK19100, the following proteins share a genomic window:
- a CDS encoding beta strand repeat-containing protein, with protein sequence MKNSRNYVTKSLKVLPSLFLLGNLYATDAVTGFDVNGWNSDDTRNSSGTNIINGTTNAPASGATSDPTQVSNQLNWINYLGSTGNLGGLQIDTSSSASQKSTISVIDTSTGFSAASVLTDPSFSANYVWQNNDTVVPGPALKFGVQSTEYGSGSGQSQEGFAATRSGEATWDLILVFDPTNNGQNSDVNGRFYSTTVTENSQFFLFPQASNAYWASTYGATSDTIGINAGSRTMDEWAALDIDGAPGGLTWGDVLFDTGAVISDVQLGMGSGNAGALTTVDYVEVSFLNGGERYDFVEGVAYTGGGSDPTLYSDADNWGGVAPSAADNFVVDLDGTTNLNVTGASSTSRSLGILAGTTNLTLASGQALILPTATNGTLYIAPDATLNLTGDGELNASVLESGGVANIAVTGTLDGGADPHPVRDGSTSRYGMVVLEGGEITLQDGADITVSQDNLNVGVRVGEGAGDAGVLNIESGASLVVGNDTDFGTSGLTSNGFFHAGDWGSTGIVNQTGGSFELKDGSFNLGNQAGDGTYNLSGGTATLSGGLHSLGRNTGSRAAGIGTLNISGGEFTLQASPNNGNGSFIIGDREASDNDGTGIVNQTGGVFRISGSSNLYLGGYGASTYNLEGGALEIGGSSLKGNYGSATTDYDFNLGGGTIRVIDSDLTTSVDINVVDLDPSANVTASTIDTNGFNATFSGGLSGDGGLVKIGAGKAALSGSQDRSMAFLNIEQGEVEHVNGTTEMSGLLAGRSPATSPDSDGVFTLTNGTVDITANGGALHIGSGDSGENNGTLNIDGGTLNLGVAGDGATRVDAYIGAFGTTGEGVVNQTGGTVNKLSDDGVFHIGNQAKGTYNISAGAINIMGDNGMVLGRSGSFGDGDGTLNISGGEIIFTEGTDLVLGGAQDSEPLTGSGVVNQTGGTVSLRDGGNLVLGQRGSGTYNLRGGSLEVGGANRIKSGNGGAATFNLGGGIINVISGLTVGSDINPNLETGTTSTINTNSFDALFAGAFSGSGNLNKSGAGKLTLSGASTNTGFIAVNEGSLVVSGSVGGSQLSVASGASLSGTGTINAPTLINGTLRPGNSPGIISFTNDLTINGQVDFEAIANSTANRGVNFDGINMDGGAFTLGETAFISLIFDGAGSTVDYTDAFWTTSQNWLFVENAGELTIGSGVIFAVSDDSNGMTFDSSIGGFDLLGIGGNLYINFVPVPEPGHYAALAGLICLFICVRRRRRA encoded by the coding sequence ATGAAGAATTCCAGAAACTACGTTACTAAATCTCTTAAAGTACTCCCTTCGCTATTCCTGTTGGGTAACCTCTATGCGACGGACGCCGTGACCGGTTTTGACGTCAATGGCTGGAACAGCGATGACACGCGCAACAGCTCCGGCACAAACATCATCAATGGCACCACGAACGCTCCCGCCAGCGGCGCGACCTCGGACCCGACGCAGGTTTCCAATCAGCTGAATTGGATCAACTATCTCGGCTCGACGGGTAATCTGGGCGGCCTGCAGATCGATACTTCCAGCTCCGCCAGCCAGAAGAGCACGATCAGCGTTATCGATACGTCGACCGGCTTCAGCGCCGCATCAGTTTTGACGGACCCTTCATTCAGCGCCAACTACGTCTGGCAAAACAACGACACCGTTGTTCCTGGACCGGCGCTTAAGTTCGGCGTCCAGTCGACGGAATACGGAAGCGGCTCCGGCCAGTCGCAGGAAGGCTTTGCAGCGACGCGTTCGGGCGAAGCTACCTGGGATTTGATCCTCGTGTTTGATCCCACGAACAACGGGCAGAACTCGGATGTGAATGGCCGCTTTTACAGCACCACCGTCACTGAAAACAGCCAGTTCTTCCTCTTTCCACAGGCCAGCAATGCCTACTGGGCATCAACCTACGGCGCCACGAGTGACACGATCGGCATCAATGCCGGCAGCCGGACGATGGACGAGTGGGCCGCGCTCGACATTGATGGCGCGCCCGGCGGTTTGACTTGGGGCGACGTCCTCTTTGACACCGGCGCCGTGATCTCCGACGTGCAACTGGGCATGGGCTCGGGCAACGCCGGCGCCCTGACCACCGTCGACTACGTGGAGGTGAGTTTCCTCAACGGTGGTGAGCGCTATGACTTTGTCGAAGGTGTGGCTTACACCGGAGGCGGCAGTGACCCGACGCTCTACAGCGACGCCGACAACTGGGGCGGCGTGGCCCCGAGCGCAGCCGATAATTTCGTGGTCGATCTGGATGGGACGACTAACCTGAACGTCACCGGCGCTTCTTCCACTTCCCGCAGCCTGGGCATCCTGGCTGGCACGACGAACCTGACCCTTGCCAGCGGTCAGGCGTTGATCCTGCCCACGGCGACCAACGGCACACTATACATCGCACCCGACGCCACGCTCAACCTGACCGGCGATGGCGAGCTGAATGCCTCGGTGCTCGAATCCGGCGGCGTGGCGAACATCGCGGTGACGGGCACGCTTGACGGCGGCGCGGACCCGCATCCCGTGCGCGACGGCTCGACCAGCCGCTATGGCATGGTCGTGCTTGAAGGCGGCGAAATCACTTTGCAGGACGGCGCAGACATCACCGTCAGCCAGGACAACCTCAACGTCGGCGTCCGCGTGGGCGAAGGCGCGGGTGATGCCGGGGTCCTCAACATCGAAAGCGGCGCCAGCCTCGTGGTCGGCAATGATACAGATTTCGGCACGTCCGGGCTGACCAGCAATGGTTTCTTTCACGCTGGTGACTGGGGTTCGACGGGCATTGTCAACCAGACCGGCGGCTCCTTCGAGCTGAAGGACGGCTCCTTCAATCTGGGCAATCAGGCGGGTGACGGCACGTATAACCTCTCCGGCGGCACGGCGACCTTGTCCGGCGGTTTGCACAGCCTGGGCCGCAACACCGGTTCGCGCGCAGCGGGCATCGGCACGCTCAATATTTCCGGCGGCGAGTTCACTCTCCAAGCCAGCCCGAACAATGGCAACGGCAGCTTCATCATTGGCGACCGCGAAGCCAGCGACAACGACGGCACGGGCATAGTCAACCAGACTGGCGGCGTGTTCCGCATTTCCGGCAGCTCCAATCTCTACCTCGGCGGCTACGGCGCGAGCACTTATAACCTCGAAGGCGGTGCCCTGGAAATCGGCGGCTCCAGCCTCAAGGGTAACTACGGCAGCGCGACGACGGACTACGACTTTAACCTCGGCGGTGGCACAATCCGCGTGATCGATTCCGACCTCACGACCAGTGTCGACATCAACGTGGTAGACCTTGATCCCTCCGCCAACGTAACGGCCTCCACCATCGACACCAACGGCTTCAACGCAACGTTCTCCGGCGGCTTGTCGGGTGATGGCGGCCTTGTGAAAATTGGCGCTGGCAAGGCGGCGCTCTCGGGCTCGCAGGATCGCTCCATGGCGTTCCTGAATATCGAGCAGGGCGAGGTGGAACACGTCAACGGCACGACTGAAATGAGCGGCTTGCTCGCGGGCAGATCGCCGGCGACATCGCCCGACTCAGATGGCGTCTTTACGCTCACCAACGGCACGGTGGACATCACGGCGAACGGTGGCGCGCTGCACATTGGCTCCGGCGATTCCGGCGAAAACAACGGCACGCTCAACATCGACGGCGGCACGCTCAACCTCGGCGTTGCCGGCGATGGCGCGACGCGCGTGGATGCCTACATCGGCGCCTTTGGCACAACCGGCGAAGGCGTGGTGAACCAGACTGGCGGCACGGTCAATAAGCTTTCCGACGACGGCGTGTTCCACATCGGCAATCAGGCCAAGGGCACTTATAACATCAGCGCTGGCGCGATTAACATCATGGGCGACAACGGCATGGTGCTCGGTCGCTCGGGTTCGTTTGGCGATGGCGATGGCACGCTGAACATCAGCGGCGGCGAAATCATTTTCACCGAAGGCACGGACCTGGTCTTGGGCGGCGCGCAGGACAGCGAGCCCCTCACGGGTTCGGGCGTGGTCAACCAAACCGGCGGCACGGTTTCGCTGCGCGACGGCGGCAACCTCGTCCTCGGTCAGCGCGGCTCCGGCACGTATAACTTGCGCGGCGGCTCGCTGGAAGTGGGCGGCGCGAACCGCATCAAGTCCGGCAACGGCGGCGCGGCGACCTTCAACCTTGGCGGCGGCATCATCAACGTGATCAGCGGCCTCACCGTGGGCAGCGACATCAATCCGAATCTTGAAACCGGCACGACGTCCACGATCAACACCAATTCCTTCGACGCGCTTTTCGCCGGCGCCTTCAGCGGCAGCGGTAACTTGAACAAGTCCGGCGCGGGCAAGCTGACCCTTTCGGGCGCGAGCACCAACACCGGCTTCATCGCGGTGAACGAAGGTTCGCTCGTGGTGAGTGGTTCCGTTGGCGGCTCGCAGCTGTCGGTTGCTTCGGGCGCGAGCCTGAGCGGCACGGGGACGATCAATGCGCCGACCTTGATCAACGGCACGCTGCGCCCCGGCAACTCGCCTGGCATCATTTCCTTCACGAACGATTTGACCATCAACGGTCAGGTCGATTTCGAAGCCATTGCCAACAGCACGGCCAACCGCGGGGTCAACTTCGACGGCATCAATATGGATGGCGGCGCGTTCACTTTGGGCGAGACTGCGTTTATTTCGCTGATCTTCGATGGCGCCGGCTCCACGGTGGACTATACCGATGCGTTTTGGACGACCTCGCAGAACTGGCTCTTCGTCGAGAACGCCGGTGAGCTCACGATTGGCAGCGGCGTGATCTTCGCGGTCAGCGATGACTCCAATGGCATGACCTTTGATTCGAGCATCGGCGGCTTTGACCTCCTGGGAATTGGCGGAAATCTTTACATCAACTTTGTGCCCGTGCCCGAGCCTGGACACTACGCTGCCTTGGCTGGCTTGATCTGTCTGTTCATCTGCGTGCGCCGCCGCCGTCGCGCCTAG
- a CDS encoding autotransporter-associated beta strand repeat-containing protein, with translation MKIYLTSRCRSVLLPSLCVIAGEYSAQAATVYWTGDHNKFWGGNATNWSPSGVPADTDDVYFDGTASLFTVDLGNTDRTAASITIDSATAYSFEDQNPGQSLITSYIDVESGSGHSFNVPIILDADATVLIRTDLTVSGVISGGFSLEKISSGTLFLTGNNTYSGGTSIQGGTLQVGAGGTSGSILGDVSTASNATLVFNRSDDISFDGLISGSGNLTQAGSGSLTLNAANTFSGDTAINAGSIILGNSLALQNSTVNINVANGLDLNNASATLGALAGSGDLSIADGATLTVGGNDDDTAYSGVLSGAGGLTKTGSGQLSLSGVNTFTGDTHITEGSINLSGAANFSLQNSTVYLDVDDGLTYSGASPYLVLGTLAGSGDLYFPASFEELDIGGNDASTTYSGALTGDKSGYIYKKGSGDWTLTGAGHDTGDLEIDDDGSIIFDGASGSFRTITVTDQSTLELKNGASISAGLTIENGTVLLTGSGVELQSGEMTNYGGALTVEDSAELNGASMAMSSGGSMKVDDATLTLGYLTGFNGNQIYLADPSSGSALTVGQADDSSHDYKGVISDVDSADLVNGLGSLTKVESNTQILSGANDFSGGVNIYGGTLQIGAGGTTGSITSDVYTGDADSNGTLAFNRSDDITYGGLISGSGGLAQNGSGNLTLTAANTFTGDTDLNAGKIVLGNALALQNSTVNFNIDNGLDVNGLDATLGGLSGSGNWALPDGVTTSVGNNDTDTTYAGILSGTGNLVKTGAGTLSLSGESTFTGDTIINEGAIKLIGNDSLGSYNLQNSTVYLNVDYGLDVSAVDDVFVGSLAGSGNVNIDQITYTLSNDDTVTFSGALTNASSSSGVYKYGSGDWTLTAAGHDGGDLEAYDGSVILDGASGEFRSLSSYATGSLIVQNGADLTLTNYMTSSNTLYITGAGTSVDIATTLTSFGELNIEDGANVSAADLIVNSGNELIVDDAQLSAGFLTGFNNSSIRITDPLGASALTLGNDTYDGISPTVISDGAGGAGSVTKVGSNVQVFSSNQTYTGGTSIYGGTLQLGNDSTAGWLVGDVYTGDADSNGVLAFARSDDVTFSNVISGSGGITQASSSTLTLTGANTFTGGTTIYSGGVIQVGDGGTSGWIGGDVVNDGELIFNRSDDISYGGVISGAGDLTKNGAGDLTLNGANTFSGDTTIGSGKIILGDGLALQNSNVTVDTDDSLDFNGLSAVTLGRLNGSGDIDMGAAALTVGGNDSEDAMYTGALSGTGSLTKTGSNVFILIGANTFTGGVTISDGTLAVANVGSSLSISGDVLNNGELDFTTDQALTFDGLISGTGAVSIGGSGLTLTAANTYSGVTYVNSPLTLGNALALQNSTVDIWQDDLLNVNGYNATLGGIKASGSLDFGATSLTVGGNGDSTTYGGVLSGSGGLTKEGDGTIIFNNDNDFTGGLTINSGAIQLGEGGTKGWMSNDVVNDGTLIFKRSDDVTFSNLISGSGGVTQDGTGSLTLTEVNTFSGDTAINAGSIILGNALALQNSTVYINVDNGLNLNSHDATLGGLGGSGNLDVDTTSLTFGSNDDSTTYSGILSGTGTLTKYGEGSTALTGDNTFSGTLNIDEGEVIAGTANALTYATVAVNVDSGLNVDGVGSVMSLGALSGSGDITFSNVDILVGYNDTNSTYTGAITGGIGLYKYGSGVLYLTGQDYDAHDVVIEDDGVIVFDGVTGDFNEIVVDNANAGFSAINGADITATGIINSGTLTLDNTQVTMGDSGEFIALGDVTSLLNGSSVSTGYTYVDTEQNLTLMSSSLATNRLDGDSTSSILISDPTSGGSALTVGANDESSSYAGSIQDSDAGGSLTKVGAGTLTLSGANTYTGGTTISGGSLQIGNGGTTGSIAGDVLNNGTLIFDRADAITFAGLASGSGGLTQNGASSLTLTAANTFSGETNINAGSIILGNALALQNSTVSINVDNGLDVNGYNASLGSLVGSGALDFGANALSVGSNGESTAYSGVLSGSGSFNKYGAGTLTMSGASDYTGGTNIYAGAISVDSVADLGDASSGLLLDGGSLNITGSDRSIARDVTIGASGGTIHASGLVTLNGDLALNGNTVTMANGLYLGTESSLETYGTIAGRISGSAESAIAASGGDLTLGDSSSFTGFNHAGTLDAGANSVTLNSRGFANLGVYTSVSGGSINAANGVALGVGDNLEGSGSVNAKVAAASGSTIYATGDLTLGDASSTSGFSSSGELYVGSNAVTINDANQAGLGTYTEMGGGIFTAVNGLVVDFEDSVIGSGDIVVGDTSATSFINNGYVEGTGDGLFFDGYVKGVGTFAGTVGFSGTLAPGLSPGGMYFDNLTLTNTSTLAMELGGWTRGTEYDFIDVTNALTLDGDLVVTLYGGFTPEETGTFNILDWGTISGTFASIALPDLPTGYYWSVDDLYTTGDLSIVVPEPQTYAMLIGAGALLAVFVKRRRRSGLAK, from the coding sequence ATGAAGATCTACCTGACTTCCAGGTGTCGCAGCGTATTGCTGCCCAGTTTGTGCGTAATCGCTGGTGAATATTCTGCGCAAGCGGCGACGGTCTATTGGACCGGCGACCACAACAAATTTTGGGGTGGCAATGCAACGAACTGGAGTCCCAGCGGAGTGCCGGCGGATACGGATGACGTCTACTTCGATGGCACCGCATCGCTCTTCACGGTCGACTTGGGCAACACCGACCGCACGGCGGCCAGCATCACGATCGACTCCGCGACGGCCTACAGTTTTGAGGATCAGAATCCCGGTCAGTCGTTGATCACCTCCTACATCGATGTCGAGAGCGGGTCGGGGCACAGCTTCAATGTGCCGATTATTTTGGACGCCGATGCGACCGTTCTCATCCGCACGGATTTGACGGTGAGCGGCGTGATCAGCGGCGGCTTTTCCCTGGAGAAGATCAGCTCGGGCACGCTGTTCCTGACTGGAAACAATACCTACTCTGGCGGGACCAGCATCCAAGGCGGCACATTGCAAGTCGGCGCGGGCGGCACAAGCGGCTCCATCCTGGGGGATGTCAGCACGGCGAGTAACGCCACCCTGGTGTTCAATCGCTCGGACGACATTTCATTCGATGGGTTAATCAGCGGCAGTGGTAATCTGACGCAAGCTGGCAGCGGCAGCTTAACGCTCAACGCCGCAAATACTTTTAGCGGAGATACGGCTATCAACGCCGGCTCGATCATACTGGGCAACTCGCTGGCGCTGCAGAATTCCACGGTAAACATCAATGTCGCCAATGGCCTCGATTTAAACAACGCCAGTGCGACGCTGGGCGCCCTGGCGGGCAGTGGCGATCTGTCAATCGCCGATGGCGCCACGCTCACCGTGGGCGGCAACGACGACGACACCGCCTACTCCGGCGTCTTGTCGGGCGCAGGCGGGCTGACCAAGACGGGTTCCGGGCAGCTAAGCCTGAGCGGCGTCAATACCTTCACGGGCGATACACACATCACCGAGGGCAGTATCAACTTGTCCGGCGCCGCTAATTTCTCTTTGCAGAATAGCACCGTTTATCTCGATGTGGATGATGGGTTAACCTACAGTGGGGCTAGCCCTTACCTGGTGTTGGGGACGCTGGCTGGGAGTGGCGATCTTTACTTCCCTGCGTCTTTTGAAGAATTGGATATCGGGGGCAATGACGCCAGCACCACTTATTCTGGCGCGCTCACTGGTGATAAATCTGGATACATCTATAAAAAGGGCTCAGGGGATTGGACGCTCACCGGCGCCGGGCACGATACCGGCGATCTCGAAATCGATGATGATGGCTCTATTATTTTTGACGGCGCCTCTGGTTCATTCAGGACCATCACGGTTACCGACCAGTCCACACTGGAACTCAAGAATGGAGCTTCGATATCAGCAGGACTTACTATCGAAAATGGAACGGTGCTACTGACTGGCTCGGGAGTCGAGTTGCAGTCTGGGGAGATGACCAATTATGGCGGCGCGCTCACCGTTGAAGACAGCGCAGAGCTCAATGGCGCTAGCATGGCTATGTCGAGCGGGGGGTCCATGAAAGTGGACGATGCGACCCTGACGCTTGGCTATCTGACTGGATTCAATGGGAATCAGATTTATCTGGCAGATCCCTCCAGTGGGTCAGCATTGACCGTTGGCCAAGCCGATGACTCCAGTCACGACTATAAGGGCGTGATCAGTGATGTGGACAGCGCTGATCTCGTCAACGGCCTCGGTTCATTGACCAAGGTGGAATCGAATACGCAAATCCTCTCCGGGGCCAATGACTTCAGCGGCGGGGTTAACATCTATGGCGGCACGCTGCAGATTGGCGCTGGCGGAACCACGGGCTCCATCACCAGTGATGTCTACACGGGCGATGCGGACAGCAACGGCACGCTCGCCTTCAATCGCTCAGACGACATCACCTACGGCGGCTTAATCAGCGGTTCCGGCGGCCTGGCTCAAAATGGCAGCGGGAACCTGACGCTCACCGCGGCCAATACCTTTACCGGCGACACCGACCTCAATGCCGGGAAAATTGTTTTGGGCAATGCGCTCGCCCTGCAAAACAGCACGGTCAATTTTAACATCGATAACGGCCTGGACGTGAATGGCCTGGACGCCACATTGGGCGGCCTGTCCGGCAGCGGTAATTGGGCGCTGCCCGATGGCGTTACGACCAGCGTGGGCAACAACGATACGGACACCACCTATGCCGGCATTTTGTCCGGCACGGGCAACTTGGTGAAGACGGGCGCTGGCACGTTGTCGCTTTCCGGCGAGAGCACCTTTACCGGCGATACCATTATTAATGAAGGCGCCATCAAGCTGATTGGTAATGACTCCCTTGGCTCCTACAATTTGCAGAACAGCACGGTGTATCTGAATGTGGATTACGGGCTGGATGTGTCAGCCGTGGATGATGTCTTTGTGGGCAGCCTGGCCGGTAGCGGCAATGTCAATATCGATCAAATAACCTACACGCTGAGTAACGACGATACGGTCACCTTTTCGGGTGCGCTGACGAATGCGAGTTCCAGCAGCGGGGTTTATAAATATGGTTCGGGGGACTGGACGCTGACTGCGGCTGGTCACGATGGCGGCGATCTAGAGGCCTACGATGGTTCGGTGATCCTTGATGGCGCCTCGGGTGAATTCAGGTCGCTCTCAAGCTATGCCACGGGTTCACTCATTGTTCAAAACGGAGCTGACCTCACACTCACGAATTACATGACTAGTAGTAATACGCTGTATATTACCGGTGCGGGAACATCGGTCGACATCGCGACTACTTTAACTTCTTTCGGTGAGCTGAACATCGAAGACGGGGCGAACGTTTCTGCGGCGGATTTAATTGTCAATTCTGGTAACGAATTAATCGTGGACGATGCGCAGCTGTCGGCGGGCTTTCTCACTGGTTTCAATAATTCCAGTATCCGGATCACGGACCCGCTGGGCGCGTCGGCCCTGACGCTGGGCAATGACACCTACGATGGCATCTCGCCGACCGTCATTTCCGATGGCGCTGGTGGCGCTGGCTCAGTCACGAAGGTTGGCAGCAATGTGCAAGTCTTCTCCTCGAACCAGACCTATACGGGCGGCACTTCCATCTACGGCGGCACGCTGCAACTCGGCAATGATTCGACGGCTGGCTGGCTGGTGGGCGATGTCTACACGGGCGACGCCGACAGCAACGGCGTTCTGGCCTTCGCCCGCAGTGACGATGTCACCTTCAGTAATGTGATTTCCGGCTCGGGCGGCATTACCCAAGCGAGCAGCAGCACGCTCACCTTAACGGGCGCCAATACCTTTACCGGCGGGACGACCATTTACTCCGGCGGCGTCATTCAGGTGGGCGACGGCGGAACCTCTGGCTGGATTGGCGGGGATGTAGTCAACGACGGCGAATTGATCTTCAACCGGTCGGACGACATCAGCTACGGCGGCGTGATCAGTGGCGCCGGTGATTTGACCAAAAACGGCGCAGGCGACCTTACGCTGAACGGCGCCAACACCTTCAGCGGCGACACCACCATCGGCAGCGGCAAGATCATCCTGGGCGATGGCCTGGCCCTGCAGAATAGCAACGTCACCGTCGACACGGATGACAGCCTCGACTTCAACGGACTTTCTGCGGTGACCCTCGGTCGTTTGAATGGCAGTGGCGACATCGATATGGGGGCGGCCGCGCTCACGGTCGGCGGAAACGACAGCGAAGACGCCATGTATACTGGCGCGTTGTCGGGAACCGGTAGCCTGACCAAAACTGGCAGCAACGTGTTTATCCTGATTGGGGCTAACACCTTTACCGGCGGCGTCACGATCTCCGATGGCACGCTCGCCGTGGCCAATGTCGGGTCGAGCCTGTCGATTTCCGGCGATGTGTTAAACAATGGCGAGCTCGATTTCACGACGGACCAGGCGCTTACCTTTGACGGGCTTATCAGCGGCACGGGCGCCGTGTCGATTGGCGGTTCCGGGCTCACGCTGACGGCGGCCAATACCTACTCCGGCGTGACGTATGTGAACAGCCCGCTGACCCTGGGCAATGCCCTGGCCTTGCAAAACAGCACGGTCGATATCTGGCAGGACGATCTGCTCAATGTGAACGGCTACAACGCGACTCTGGGTGGCATCAAAGCCTCGGGCAGTCTCGACTTTGGCGCGACCTCGCTGACCGTTGGCGGCAATGGCGACTCGACAACCTACGGCGGCGTCTTGTCCGGCAGCGGCGGCCTGACCAAGGAGGGCGACGGCACGATCATCTTTAATAATGACAACGACTTCACCGGCGGCTTAACCATCAATAGCGGCGCGATTCAGCTCGGCGAAGGCGGGACGAAAGGTTGGATGAGCAACGATGTCGTGAACGATGGCACGCTGATCTTTAAGCGCTCGGACGACGTGACCTTCAGCAACCTGATCAGCGGCTCAGGCGGGGTCACGCAGGACGGCACGGGCAGCCTGACGCTGACCGAGGTCAACACTTTTAGCGGCGATACCGCTATCAACGCCGGCTCTATTATCCTCGGCAATGCGCTGGCTTTGCAAAACAGCACGGTCTACATCAACGTCGATAACGGCCTCAACCTCAACAGCCACGACGCCACACTCGGCGGCTTGGGCGGCTCGGGTAATTTGGATGTCGATACGACTTCGCTAACCTTTGGTTCCAACGACGACTCAACGACCTATAGCGGCATCCTTTCCGGCACGGGAACGTTGACGAAATATGGCGAAGGTTCGACTGCGTTGACCGGCGATAATACCTTCTCCGGCACGCTGAATATCGATGAAGGCGAAGTCATTGCGGGAACCGCGAATGCGCTTACTTACGCGACGGTCGCGGTCAACGTCGATAGCGGCCTAAACGTGGATGGCGTGGGAAGCGTCATGAGTCTGGGCGCTCTCTCGGGCAGTGGCGACATCACCTTCAGCAATGTAGATATCCTCGTCGGCTACAACGATACGAACTCCACATACACGGGCGCGATCACTGGCGGAATTGGTCTTTATAAATACGGTTCGGGCGTGTTGTACCTCACGGGACAAGACTATGACGCCCATGATGTAGTCATTGAAGACGATGGCGTTATTGTGTTCGATGGCGTGACGGGCGACTTCAATGAGATTGTCGTGGATAATGCGAATGCCGGCTTCTCCGCGATTAATGGCGCCGATATCACCGCCACGGGCATCATCAACTCGGGCACATTAACGCTCGATAACACGCAGGTGACCATGGGCGACAGTGGTGAATTTATTGCGCTCGGCGATGTCACTTCGCTCCTGAATGGTTCGTCTGTTTCAACGGGTTATACCTACGTCGACACGGAGCAAAATCTTACGCTGATGTCGTCCTCGCTTGCAACCAACCGGTTGGACGGCGATTCCACCAGCAGCATTCTTATCTCCGATCCCACCAGCGGCGGCTCGGCTTTGACCGTGGGCGCCAACGACGAAAGTTCGTCTTACGCGGGCTCGATTCAAGATTCTGACGCCGGCGGCAGCTTGACCAAAGTTGGCGCGGGCACGCTGACCCTGAGCGGAGCCAATACCTACACGGGCGGCACGACCATCAGCGGCGGTTCGCTGCAAATCGGCAATGGCGGCACAACGGGCTCCATTGCGGGGGACGTCTTGAATAACGGCACGCTCATCTTCGACCGCGCAGACGCAATCACGTTTGCCGGTCTCGCCAGCGGCTCGGGCGGGTTGACGCAAAACGGCGCCAGCAGCCTCACGCTCACCGCCGCCAACACGTTCTCCGGTGAGACGAACATCAATGCCGGATCCATCATCCTCGGCAATGCGCTGGCTTTACAAAACAGCACGGTGTCGATCAATGTCGATAACGGGCTCGACGTAAATGGCTACAACGCATCGCTCGGCAGCTTGGTGGGCAGCGGCGCTCTCGACTTCGGCGCGAACGCTTTGTCGGTCGGCAGCAATGGTGAGTCGACTGCCTACTCGGGCGTATTGTCCGGCTCGGGCAGCTTTAATAAATATGGCGCGGGCACGCTCACGATGAGCGGAGCCAGCGACTACACCGGCGGCACAAATATCTACGCGGGCGCCATCTCGGTCGACTCGGTTGCCGATCTTGGTGATGCATCCAGTGGCTTGCTGCTCGATGGCGGCTCACTGAATATCACGGGGTCGGATCGCTCCATTGCGCGCGATGTGACCATCGGCGCCAGCGGTGGGACGATCCACGCGAGCGGTTTGGTCACGCTCAACGGCGACTTGGCGCTCAATGGAAATACGGTGACGATGGCGAACGGACTTTACCTCGGCACGGAGTCTTCGCTTGAAACTTACGGCACGATTGCCGGGCGCATCAGCGGCTCAGCGGAAAGTGCGATCGCAGCCTCAGGCGGCGATTTGACCTTGGGCGACAGCAGCAGCTTCACCGGTTTCAATCACGCGGGAACGCTCGATGCCGGGGCCAACAGCGTGACCCTCAACTCACGTGGCTTTGCCAACCTCGGCGTTTACACTTCGGTTTCCGGCGGCTCAATCAATGCGGCTAACGGCGTTGCGCTGGGGGTAGGAGACAACCTCGAAGGCAGCGGCTCGGTCAACGCCAAAGTGGCCGCCGCCAGTGGTTCGACGATTTACGCCACGGGCGATTTAACCTTGGGCGACGCCAGCTCGACTTCCGGCTTCTCCAGCAGCGGCGAGCTGTATGTTGGCTCGAATGCAGTGACCATCAACGATGCCAACCAGGCCGGCCTCGGCACCTATACCGAGATGGGCGGCGGCATTTTTACCGCGGTCAACGGCCTCGTGGTGGACTTCGAAGACAGCGTGATTGGCTCCGGCGATATCGTGGTCGGCGACACCTCGGC